From the Pseudomonas sp. VD-NE ins genome, the window CGGTCTGGTAACGATTGAAGACGTGCTGGAACAGATCGTCGGCGACATCGAAGACGAGCACGACGTCGAAGAAGACAGCTACATCAAGCCGCTGCCCAGCGGTGACTTCCTGATCAAGGCCCTGACCCCGATCGAGAACTTCAACGAGTTCTTCGACAGCGAATTCTCCGACGATGAATTCGACACCGTCGGCGGCCTGGTGATGAGCGCGTTCGGACACTTGCCAAAACGCAACGAAATCACTGAAATCGGCGCCTATCGTTTCCGCATTCTGAACGCCGACAGTCGTCGGATTCATTTGCTGCGACTGACGCCAATTGCTCGTTAATTCTAAGGATTGGGGTATGTCATCAGCTATTTCCTGCATCGCGTTGCGCCTGAAAGCGGGCCAGGCAAGGCGCAGTCCGCAGGGAATGGCATTCCCTTTCCAAGGACTGCAACGCAGCATGGCCCGCTTTCAGGCGTAACCCGGAGGGCCGGGCCTGCTGTTACGCAGGGCTGCGTTACTCGTCGTTCATTTGAAAAACCAAACTTCACTCCTCGCGCCTTGCCCTGCGTAACAGCAGACCCGGCGCGATACAGGAAATAGCTGATGACATACCCCCTGCGCTGGACAACCCGCCCCGGCTGGCCCGGTAACCTGCTGGCCGTGGCGGCCGGTGCAATCACCACCTTCGCTCTGGCACCTTTCAACATCTGGCCGCTGGCTTTGCTGGCGGTCGGCTTGTTTTATGCCGGCTTGCGCGAGCTGAGCCCGCGTCAGGCACTGGGCCGTGGCTGGTGCTTCGGTTTCGGCCTGTTCGGCGCCGGCACCAGCTGGATCTACTACAGCATCCACCATTTCGGCGGTGCTTCGGTGCTGTTGGCCGGGTTCCTGATGCTGCTGTTTACCGCAGCGATTGCCTGGTTCTTTGCCCTGCCGGCCTGGCTGTGGGCGCGCTGGTTGCGCCGTAACGAGGCACCGCTGGCCGATGCCTTGGCGTTTGCTGCGTTGTGGGTCGGCCAGGAAGCGTTTCGCGGCTGGTTCCTCACCGGTTTCCCGTGGCTGTATTCCGGTTACAGCCAGCTCGACGGGCCATTGGCCGGGCTTGCGCCGGTCGGTGGCATGTGGCTGGTGTCGTTTGTTCTGGCACTCACGGCAGCGTTGATCTACAACGCTCCACGCCTGCTGCAAACCGGTCGCAAAGCTTTTGTCGTGGTCGGCCTGGTGCTGCTGATCGGGCCGTGGGCCGCCGGCATTGCGCTCAAGGGCCACGCCTGGACGAGTCCGTCCGGCGCACCACTGAGCGTTGCCGCGATTCAAGGCAACGTCGCACAAAGCATGAAATGGGACCCGGCCGAGCTCAACGCGCAGTTGGCCCTGTACCGCGATTTGAGTTTCCGTTCGAAACCGGTGGATCTGCTGATCTGGCCGGAAACC encodes:
- the lnt gene encoding apolipoprotein N-acyltransferase, which produces MRWTTRPGWPGNLLAVAAGAITTFALAPFNIWPLALLAVGLFYAGLRELSPRQALGRGWCFGFGLFGAGTSWIYYSIHHFGGASVLLAGFLMLLFTAAIAWFFALPAWLWARWLRRNEAPLADALAFAALWVGQEAFRGWFLTGFPWLYSGYSQLDGPLAGLAPVGGMWLVSFVLALTAALIYNAPRLLQTGRKAFVVVGLVLLIGPWAAGIALKGHAWTSPSGAPLSVAAIQGNVAQSMKWDPAELNAQLALYRDLSFRSKPVDLLIWPETAVPVLKESAEGYLNMMGTFAAERKSALITGVPIRETVRHEKRFFNGITVVGEGDGTYLKQKLVPFGEYVPLQDVLRGLIAFFDLPMSDFARGPADQALLQAKGYQIAPFICYEVVYPEFAASLSARSDLLLTISNDTWFGTSIGPLQHLQMAQMRALEAGRWMIRATNNGVTGLINPFGQITEQIPQFEQGILYGEVVPMHNLTPYLQWRSWPLMIVCLLLFGWALMASRMSKTL